Proteins from a genomic interval of Tautonia rosea:
- a CDS encoding nucleotide pyrophosphohydrolase codes for MDDASTTLRALMDLVLRFSQERDWEQFHHPKDLGLCLSIEAAEVLEHFRFRTDAAIRDTLNDSNQKQAIAHELADCLWALLRLADVCQIDLAAALEEKIVLAAEKYPVDRCSGRADKYTAYLRSKESDNPDETQG; via the coding sequence ATGGATGACGCATCGACGACGCTTCGAGCGCTGATGGATCTCGTTCTCCGCTTTTCTCAGGAACGAGACTGGGAGCAATTTCACCACCCCAAGGATCTGGGGCTTTGCCTGTCGATCGAAGCAGCAGAGGTCCTAGAACACTTCCGGTTTCGGACGGATGCCGCGATCCGGGACACTTTGAACGATTCGAACCAGAAGCAGGCGATTGCTCACGAACTGGCGGATTGTCTCTGGGCATTGCTGCGTCTCGCGGATGTCTGCCAGATTGACCTGGCTGCTGCGCTCGAAGAGAAAATTGTTCTCGCGGCCGAGAAATATCCTGTCGATCGCTGCTCAGGCCGAGCGGATAAGTATACTGCCTATCTCCGATCTAAAGAGAGCGACAATCCTGATGAAACACAGGGATAA
- a CDS encoding sulfatase-like hydrolase/transferase yields MPQCSHFGFLTVTLLVFSSGIAWAKPSEQPPNILFLFADDHSFEAIGARGLVDVDTPNLDRLYQQGTSFNRAYNMGGWNGAICVASRCMLITGRTLWDAHSIYETTAEEANAGRVWPLLLNKSGYETYFTGKWHIRANANELFDVVRHVRPGMPAQTPQGYNRPLPDGVDPWDPTDPRFGGFWEGGTHWSEVTANDAIDYLDRAADRDAPFFMYVAFNAPHDPRQSPPAFVDRYPPDRVALPENFLPEYPFKNAIGCDPKLRDEALAPFPRTEHAVKVHRGEYFALIAHMDEQIGRILDALDASGKADNTLVIFTADHGLAVGRHGFMGKQNLYEHSTRVPFVIVGPGIAAGVQQDKPIYLQDIMPTTLELAGIPVPDHVGFTSLLPQLQNESSPPPYQEIYGAYMDFQRSITRDGYSLILYPNAQIARLYNLREDPHQLHDLASSPDHTNVLNALYTALLRQQHTLGDPLDLTATFGTSLARHP; encoded by the coding sequence ATGCCTCAATGTTCTCATTTTGGTTTCCTCACCGTAACGCTACTTGTCTTCTCCTCCGGGATCGCCTGGGCCAAACCCTCGGAACAGCCTCCGAATATTCTCTTTCTTTTTGCAGATGACCACTCGTTCGAGGCGATCGGGGCCCGCGGCCTGGTCGATGTGGATACTCCGAATCTCGACCGACTCTACCAACAGGGCACGTCCTTCAATCGAGCCTACAACATGGGCGGCTGGAATGGGGCCATCTGCGTTGCAAGCCGCTGCATGCTCATCACAGGACGAACGCTCTGGGATGCTCACTCGATTTACGAGACGACCGCCGAGGAAGCAAACGCTGGGCGAGTTTGGCCATTGCTCCTGAATAAGTCAGGATATGAAACGTATTTCACTGGGAAATGGCACATCCGAGCCAACGCCAACGAACTCTTCGACGTGGTTCGTCATGTTCGTCCGGGCATGCCGGCCCAGACCCCGCAAGGCTACAACCGTCCTCTCCCCGATGGCGTCGATCCCTGGGACCCGACCGACCCTCGCTTCGGCGGCTTCTGGGAAGGGGGGACCCACTGGAGCGAAGTCACGGCCAACGACGCCATCGATTATCTCGATCGCGCCGCAGACCGGGATGCCCCATTCTTCATGTATGTCGCCTTCAACGCCCCGCACGATCCAAGACAATCTCCTCCAGCGTTCGTCGACCGCTATCCTCCCGATCGCGTCGCACTCCCTGAAAACTTCCTTCCCGAGTACCCCTTCAAGAATGCAATCGGCTGCGACCCGAAACTCCGCGATGAAGCGCTTGCCCCGTTTCCCCGCACCGAGCATGCGGTCAAGGTCCACCGTGGCGAATACTTCGCCTTGATCGCTCACATGGATGAGCAAATCGGCCGGATCCTCGACGCCCTCGACGCCTCCGGCAAGGCCGACAACACCCTCGTCATCTTCACCGCCGATCATGGGCTCGCGGTGGGACGACACGGCTTCATGGGAAAACAAAACCTCTACGAGCACAGCACGCGCGTCCCCTTCGTCATCGTCGGACCTGGAATCGCCGCCGGTGTCCAACAAGACAAACCCATTTATCTACAGGACATCATGCCCACGACCTTGGAACTCGCAGGCATTCCCGTACCCGACCATGTTGGCTTCACCAGTCTCCTTCCGCAACTCCAGAACGAGAGTTCACCCCCCCCTTACCAGGAGATTTACGGAGCCTACATGGACTTCCAACGGTCGATCACCCGAGACGGCTACTCCCTCATTCTGTATCCCAATGCCCAAATTGCTCGACTCTACAACCTCAGGGAAGATCCGCATCAACTTCACGACCTTGCCTCATCGCCGGATCACACCAACGTCTTGAACGCACTCTACACCGCGCTTCTCAGGCAACAGCATACCCTTGGTGATCCACTCGATCTCACCGCCACCTTCGGAACATCCCTTGCACGTCATCCCTGA
- a CDS encoding prenyltransferase/squalene oxidase repeat-containing protein, translating into MLAIPCSILILILIVAQPGIDPEASPEQRAIAYLAQEVPRWRSENGCASCHHNGDGAHALFRASLLGFDVPQESLADSVQWLLQPADWDKNGGQGTFNDQRLARIQFARSLAGAVDAGLVEERRSALTLAADQLAADQEPDGSWPIDGPDSLGTPATYGSTLTTFIAREVLSNTDPDRYRSSIAAADRWLLARPIRTTLDASVSLLHQHATDPDELPDRARQALDLLDRSQAPEGGWGPYETSPPEVFDTALAVLALARTSSKAHPEDLLRGRSYLVATQLPSGGWPETTRPSGNESDAQHFSTTAWATLALLATRDGSRNRGPSSLSKR; encoded by the coding sequence ATGCTTGCGATCCCGTGTTCCATCCTCATCCTCATCCTGATCGTGGCCCAGCCCGGAATCGACCCGGAAGCATCCCCTGAGCAACGTGCGATCGCCTACCTCGCGCAGGAGGTCCCCCGCTGGCGATCCGAAAACGGTTGCGCCTCGTGTCATCACAACGGCGACGGGGCCCACGCTCTCTTTCGAGCCTCTTTGCTCGGATTCGACGTTCCTCAGGAGTCCCTGGCCGATTCGGTTCAATGGCTCCTCCAACCCGCGGATTGGGACAAGAACGGAGGCCAGGGAACATTCAACGATCAACGCCTTGCGCGCATCCAGTTTGCCAGGTCGCTGGCGGGAGCGGTCGACGCGGGCCTTGTCGAAGAACGCCGATCTGCTCTGACCCTCGCCGCCGATCAGCTCGCCGCCGATCAAGAACCGGACGGATCGTGGCCGATCGACGGCCCCGACTCCCTGGGAACTCCGGCCACCTACGGATCGACACTCACCACCTTCATCGCGCGTGAGGTCCTGAGCAACACCGATCCCGATCGCTACCGCTCCTCCATCGCCGCCGCCGATCGCTGGCTCCTCGCCCGACCTATCCGCACCACCCTCGACGCATCCGTTTCATTGCTTCATCAGCATGCGACCGATCCGGATGAGTTGCCTGATCGCGCTCGCCAGGCGCTCGACCTCCTTGATCGCTCACAAGCTCCTGAAGGAGGATGGGGACCTTATGAAACCTCCCCTCCCGAGGTCTTCGATACCGCACTTGCGGTCCTTGCGCTCGCAAGAACGTCCTCGAAGGCACATCCCGAAGACCTCTTACGCGGACGTTCCTACCTCGTTGCCACGCAACTCCCCTCCGGCGGCTGGCCCGAAACCACCCGTCCTTCCGGGAATGAAAGCGACGCCCAGCATTTCTCGACCACAGCCTGGGCCACACTCGCGCTGCTCGCAACCCGGGATGGATCGCGAAACCGTGGACCTTCCTCATTGAGCAAACGATGA